The Phycisphaerae bacterium genome has a window encoding:
- a CDS encoding phage resistance protein has translation MQLLADLLDLPSQIDKGDYVLKLVDGVSASNATRTLMNYVVTPQLEACFDHALGFIKSAVDANSSKACYLHGSFGSGKSHFMAVLHLLLQNNPEARSIKELADVVAKHNEWTHGRKFLLVPFHMIGSRSMEQGILGRYADYVRRLHPEAPVPGVYLAESLFEDAQSLRKDMGDAAFFDKLNQNRAGGKDGWGKISEGWTGATFEAAVNEPPGRKDGTRGQLVGDLIAAYFRSYHNVAAGQDEAYLDLDHGLAVLSQHAQALGYDALVLFLDELILWLASHAADLSFIHRETQKLVKLVEGQHADRPIPLISFVARQRDLRKLIGDTVPGAQKLNFDDSVDWSDGRFGVIKLEDRNLPMIAHKRVLKTRSAAARQELDDAFQSTAKIRKEVMDTLLANEFDRDMFKLIYPFSPALMETLIAASSMLQRERTAIKVMMQLLVEQQQTLKVGDIVPVGDLYDAVAHGDEAFSQDMKVHFDNARKLYHEKLLPMLEAQHEGRRDELLAKPFDDQTRINFVNDDRLIKTLLLAALVPGVNSLRALTANRLAALNHGTIRSPIPGKEAGLVLQKCKQWAAEVGEIKVESEGGNATIAIQLSGVDTEAILAAATHEDNPGNQMRMVRQILFEELEIDNADQMYLSHEFLWRNTHRECDVIYGNVRSLPDTSLTANADMWKVIIDYPFDEPGHTTRDDIGKLQLYGQNNSNGTRTIIWLPAFFSESAMRDLSRLVIIEHVLTGERFNGYASFLSPQDRPTARTLLANQRSSLRERVKQHIEAAYGIRGSQSKSIDNAHELTDTFRSLYPSLDLQPPAASSLKGALEDLLGQGLGFEFPQHPSFGAEIKSLHLRKVHDEVIKATSEKGGRVLVERNCRSLVKQIAEPLNLGEQGETHFVLSQRWRDHFLRKANESGTTMTVVALRKWIDEPRPMGLPKECANLIIMVFAAQTNRSFFRHGAPFDATLANLPEEVELREQRLPPEQSWVTAIERASRIFGYVSSPLLNAANLAKLADEIQTRAKAQIDACRKLVDNLGVQLSDFGETKEKAPRFQTAQAVLELLEAISDTTPAALVESLANLTPQTSEAAMGTSYASAPQVVTSLTSTQWKLFDSMRSIQDDRATAAEGILRRVVEALSGDQHVVDLGPVLRMEQNKAIDLLTPVATGHTAPPGGSTTGGNGPGTVTVTPPPKKEGKKVIDSGSRDNLTPEEAKNEIDRISKQMKDKQTARVNVSWVVEE, from the coding sequence GCCGACGTCGTCGCCAAGCACAACGAGTGGACGCACGGCCGCAAGTTCCTGCTCGTGCCGTTCCACATGATCGGTAGCCGCAGCATGGAGCAGGGCATCCTCGGCCGCTACGCGGATTACGTCCGTCGGCTCCATCCAGAAGCGCCCGTTCCGGGCGTCTATCTTGCGGAGAGCCTCTTTGAAGATGCACAGAGCCTGCGCAAGGACATGGGCGATGCCGCGTTCTTTGACAAGCTCAACCAGAATCGGGCTGGCGGAAAAGATGGCTGGGGCAAGATCTCGGAGGGCTGGACAGGCGCGACATTCGAGGCAGCGGTCAACGAGCCTCCCGGAAGGAAAGACGGAACAAGAGGCCAGTTGGTCGGAGATCTCATTGCGGCTTACTTCCGCAGTTATCATAACGTCGCAGCTGGTCAGGACGAGGCCTATCTCGATCTGGATCACGGGTTGGCCGTGCTCTCGCAGCATGCCCAGGCACTTGGGTACGACGCGCTGGTCCTTTTCCTGGACGAGCTCATCCTGTGGCTCGCCAGTCACGCCGCTGATCTTTCATTTATCCATCGGGAGACCCAGAAGCTGGTCAAGCTCGTTGAGGGGCAGCACGCGGATCGCCCGATTCCGCTGATCAGCTTCGTGGCCCGACAGCGGGACCTGCGCAAGCTGATCGGCGACACGGTACCCGGCGCACAGAAACTGAACTTCGATGACTCCGTGGATTGGTCGGACGGTCGGTTTGGCGTGATCAAGCTGGAGGACCGCAACCTGCCGATGATCGCGCACAAGCGCGTGCTCAAGACGCGTAGTGCGGCCGCTCGCCAGGAATTGGATGACGCGTTTCAGTCGACCGCGAAGATCCGCAAGGAGGTCATGGACACGCTCCTGGCCAACGAATTCGACCGGGACATGTTCAAGCTGATCTATCCCTTCAGCCCCGCGCTCATGGAAACGCTGATCGCCGCATCGAGCATGCTTCAACGAGAGCGCACCGCGATCAAGGTGATGATGCAGCTGCTCGTGGAACAGCAACAGACACTGAAGGTGGGCGACATTGTTCCGGTCGGCGATTTGTACGACGCCGTCGCGCACGGCGACGAGGCGTTCAGCCAGGACATGAAGGTCCACTTCGATAACGCCCGCAAGTTGTACCATGAGAAGCTGTTGCCCATGCTGGAAGCGCAGCATGAAGGACGGCGGGATGAGCTGCTCGCAAAGCCGTTCGACGATCAGACGAGGATCAACTTTGTCAACGACGACCGTCTTATCAAGACACTCCTGCTTGCGGCGCTGGTGCCTGGAGTCAATTCGCTTCGTGCGCTGACTGCCAATCGGCTGGCCGCGCTCAACCACGGCACGATCCGTTCGCCGATCCCGGGCAAGGAAGCCGGACTTGTACTGCAGAAATGCAAGCAGTGGGCCGCCGAGGTTGGCGAGATCAAGGTCGAATCCGAGGGTGGAAACGCGACGATTGCCATACAACTCAGCGGCGTGGACACGGAGGCCATCCTCGCCGCAGCCACGCACGAGGACAATCCGGGCAACCAGATGCGCATGGTTCGCCAGATCCTGTTTGAGGAACTTGAGATTGACAACGCGGATCAGATGTATCTCTCGCATGAGTTTCTTTGGCGAAACACACATCGCGAGTGTGATGTCATCTATGGCAACGTGCGCTCGCTGCCGGATACTTCGCTGACCGCAAACGCGGATATGTGGAAGGTCATCATCGACTATCCATTCGATGAGCCGGGACACACCACGCGCGACGATATCGGCAAGCTCCAGCTGTATGGTCAGAACAATTCGAACGGTACGCGCACGATCATCTGGCTGCCGGCATTTTTCTCCGAATCTGCGATGCGGGACCTGAGTCGTCTGGTGATCATCGAGCACGTACTGACCGGTGAGCGATTCAACGGCTACGCATCGTTCCTGTCGCCGCAGGATCGCCCAACCGCGCGAACGCTTCTTGCAAACCAGCGGAGTTCTCTGCGCGAGCGGGTAAAGCAGCATATCGAAGCTGCCTACGGTATTCGTGGTAGCCAGAGCAAGTCGATCGACAACGCTCACGAACTTACAGACACATTCCGGTCGCTATATCCCAGTCTTGATCTTCAGCCGCCCGCCGCCAGTAGCCTGAAAGGTGCACTGGAGGATCTGCTGGGACAGGGGCTTGGTTTCGAGTTTCCACAGCATCCGAGTTTTGGCGCAGAAATCAAGAGCCTGCACTTGCGCAAGGTGCACGATGAGGTTATCAAGGCCACGTCGGAAAAGGGTGGCCGCGTGCTCGTTGAGAGAAACTGCCGCAGCCTAGTCAAGCAGATCGCGGAACCGTTGAATCTGGGAGAACAGGGCGAGACACATTTTGTATTGAGCCAGCGCTGGCGCGATCATTTCCTGCGGAAGGCTAACGAATCGGGCACTACGATGACCGTTGTGGCGCTGCGCAAGTGGATTGACGAACCTCGTCCGATGGGCTTGCCCAAGGAATGCGCGAATTTAATCATCATGGTGTTTGCGGCCCAGACGAATCGGAGCTTCTTCCGGCACGGAGCTCCTTTCGATGCGACGCTCGCCAACCTTCCCGAAGAGGTCGAACTTCGCGAGCAGCGGTTACCGCCCGAGCAATCCTGGGTTACGGCCATAGAGCGGGCGAGCCGGATCTTCGGGTATGTTTCGTCGCCTCTGCTCAATGCGGCCAATCTCGCGAAGCTGGCGGACGAAATCCAGACGCGGGCCAAAGCGCAGATAGATGCGTGTCGAAAACTCGTTGACAATCTCGGCGTTCAACTCTCCGACTTCGGCGAGACCAAGGAAAAGGCCCCACGATTCCAGACAGCGCAGGCGGTGCTCGAACTCCTGGAGGCCATCTCCGACACAACACCAGCCGCACTTGTCGAAAGCCTCGCGAACTTGACGCCCCAGACCTCCGAGGCGGCGATGGGCACAAGTTACGCCTCCGCGCCGCAAGTGGTAACTAGTCTTACGTCGACGCAATGGAAGCTCTTCGACAGTATGCGGAGTATTCAGGACGATCGTGCAACCGCGGCCGAAGGCATTCTGCGACGTGTGGTTGAAGCGCTTAGCGGCGACCAGCACGTTGTCGACCTCGGACCGGTGCTTCGCATGGAACAGAACAAGGCGATTGACTTGCTAACGCCGGTCGCGACTGGTCATACGGCGCCGCCCGGTGGATCGACAACAGGTGGCAATGGTCCGGGTACCGTGACCGTGACGCCACCACCGAAAAAGGAAGGCAAAAAGGTCATCGACAGCGGATCGCGTGACAACCTGACGCCAGAAGAAGCGAAGAACGAGATCGATCGCATTAGCAAGCAGATGAAAGACAAGCAGACGGCCCGGGTCAACGTGTCCTGGGTTGTGGAGGAATAG